In a single window of the Gossypium hirsutum isolate 1008001.06 chromosome D02, Gossypium_hirsutum_v2.1, whole genome shotgun sequence genome:
- the LOC107910604 gene encoding probable protein phosphatase 2C 6 isoform X1 has translation MGSCFSSAANGKSGNKRDDQVTDASTAITCASPKKQKQRQGLGRWRKKSSGLVPMGEAELHLIPGRMFLNGASSVACLYTQQGKKGTNQDAMLVWENFSSRSDAIFCGVFDGHGPYGHMVAKKVRDSLPVILCTQWKASLTGEQSCLNKSENAPESTMSEDAASLSMDDECCESWEIEENEQLPEMYLPLKQSMLKAFKLMDKELKLHPAIGCFCSGTTAVTLVKQGLDLVIGNVGDSRAVLAMRDKDNSLIAVQLTVDLKPDLPREAARIQQCRGRVFALQDEPEVARVWLPNNDSPGLAMSRAFGDFCLKDFGLISVPDIFYRRLTERDEFVILATDGVWDVLSNKEAIDIVASAPSHSTAARALVDCATRAWRLKYPTSKNDDCAVVCLFLEYLPASNGTAEENDITRIPKECRETMVAIDENKGDSHTSSLGQSDAFHGSTEIVPVTELTEEMLSSKFPGQSKRSLAECISVADDEEWSALEGITRVNSLLSLPRFLSSHKRSTNSRRKWL, from the exons ATGGGTTCTTGCTTCTCATCCGCAGCCAACGGAAAAAGTGGCAACAAAAGGGATGACCAAGTGACAGATGCATCCACGGCTATAACCTGTGCTTCGCCCAAGAAGCAGAAGCAAAGGCAGGGGCTAGGGAGGTGGAGGAAGAAATCTAGTGGGTTAGTGCCAATGGGTGAGGCAGAGCTTCATCTCATTCCAGGGAGAATGTTTTTGAATGGTGCCAGCAGTGTTGCATGCTTGTATACCCAACAGGGGAAGAAAGGGACCAATCAGGATGCCATGCTTGTTTGGGAG AATTTCAGTTCGAGAAGTGACGCGATATTCTGTGGTGTATTTGATGGTCATGGTCCTTATGGTCATATGGTTGCCAAGAAAGTACGAGATTCTCTTCCTGTTATATTATGTACTCAATGGAAAGCCAGTCTTACTGGTGAGCAGAGCTGTCTCAATAAGAGCGAAAATGCTCCTGAAAGCACTATGTCTGAGGATGCTGCGTCTTTGAGCATGGATGATGAATGCTGTGAGTCATGGGAGATTGAAGAAAACGAACAGCTCCCAGAGATGTATTTACCTCTTAAACAGTCTATGTTAAAGGCTTTCAAGTTAATGGATAAGGAATTAAAGTTGCATCCAGCAATCGGTTGTTTCTGCAGTGGGACAACTGCTGTTACTTTGGTGAAGCAG GGCCTGGATCTTGTAATTGGAAATGTTGGTGACTCAAGAGCAGTGCTGGCAATGAGAGACAAAGATAATTCTCTGATTGCTGTCCAATTGACTGTTGACCTGAAGCCTGATTTGCCAA GGGAAGCTGCTAGAATTCAGCAATGCAGGGGAAGGGTCTTTGCCTTGCAAGATGAGCCTGAGGTTGCACGTGTATGGTTGCCCAATAATGACTCACCTGGTTTGGCAATGTCTAGAGCTTTTGGGGACTTCTGTCTGAAGGATTTTGGTTTGATTTCTGTCCCAGATATTTTCTATCGCCGCCTTACTGAAAGAGACGAATTTGTCATTCTTGCCACTGATGGG GTTTGGGACGTCCTTTCAAATAAGGAAGCCATTGACATTGTGGCGTCAGCCCCTAGTCACTCAACAGCTGCCAGAGCTCTTGTAGATTGTGCTACTCGAGCATGGAGGCTTAAGTACCCTACTTCTAAGAATGATGATTGTGCTGTCGTATGCCTCTTTCTGGAATATTTGCCTGCAAGTAATGGAACTGCAGAAGAGAATGACATAACAAGAATTCCTAAGGAATGCAGAGAAACAATGGTGGCTATTGATGAAAATAAGGGAGATTCTCACACTTCAAGTCTTGGTCAATCTGATGCATTTCATGGTTCTACGGAAATAGTTCCTGTAACTGAACTGACAGAAGAAATGTTGTCTTCGAAGTTCCCAGGCCAGTCTAAGAGGAGTCTTGCTGAGTGCATCTCGGTTGCCGATGATGAAGAGTGGTCAGCCTTAGAAGGTATTACTAGGGTTAATAGCTTATTAAGCCTTCCGAGGTTTCTATCTAGTCATAAAAGATCAACTAATTCGAGAAGAAAATGGTTATGA
- the LOC107910604 gene encoding probable protein phosphatase 2C 66 isoform X2, which yields MGEAELHLIPGRMFLNGASSVACLYTQQGKKGTNQDAMLVWENFSSRSDAIFCGVFDGHGPYGHMVAKKVRDSLPVILCTQWKASLTGEQSCLNKSENAPESTMSEDAASLSMDDECCESWEIEENEQLPEMYLPLKQSMLKAFKLMDKELKLHPAIGCFCSGTTAVTLVKQGLDLVIGNVGDSRAVLAMRDKDNSLIAVQLTVDLKPDLPREAARIQQCRGRVFALQDEPEVARVWLPNNDSPGLAMSRAFGDFCLKDFGLISVPDIFYRRLTERDEFVILATDGVWDVLSNKEAIDIVASAPSHSTAARALVDCATRAWRLKYPTSKNDDCAVVCLFLEYLPASNGTAEENDITRIPKECRETMVAIDENKGDSHTSSLGQSDAFHGSTEIVPVTELTEEMLSSKFPGQSKRSLAECISVADDEEWSALEGITRVNSLLSLPRFLSSHKRSTNSRRKWL from the exons ATGGGTGAGGCAGAGCTTCATCTCATTCCAGGGAGAATGTTTTTGAATGGTGCCAGCAGTGTTGCATGCTTGTATACCCAACAGGGGAAGAAAGGGACCAATCAGGATGCCATGCTTGTTTGGGAG AATTTCAGTTCGAGAAGTGACGCGATATTCTGTGGTGTATTTGATGGTCATGGTCCTTATGGTCATATGGTTGCCAAGAAAGTACGAGATTCTCTTCCTGTTATATTATGTACTCAATGGAAAGCCAGTCTTACTGGTGAGCAGAGCTGTCTCAATAAGAGCGAAAATGCTCCTGAAAGCACTATGTCTGAGGATGCTGCGTCTTTGAGCATGGATGATGAATGCTGTGAGTCATGGGAGATTGAAGAAAACGAACAGCTCCCAGAGATGTATTTACCTCTTAAACAGTCTATGTTAAAGGCTTTCAAGTTAATGGATAAGGAATTAAAGTTGCATCCAGCAATCGGTTGTTTCTGCAGTGGGACAACTGCTGTTACTTTGGTGAAGCAG GGCCTGGATCTTGTAATTGGAAATGTTGGTGACTCAAGAGCAGTGCTGGCAATGAGAGACAAAGATAATTCTCTGATTGCTGTCCAATTGACTGTTGACCTGAAGCCTGATTTGCCAA GGGAAGCTGCTAGAATTCAGCAATGCAGGGGAAGGGTCTTTGCCTTGCAAGATGAGCCTGAGGTTGCACGTGTATGGTTGCCCAATAATGACTCACCTGGTTTGGCAATGTCTAGAGCTTTTGGGGACTTCTGTCTGAAGGATTTTGGTTTGATTTCTGTCCCAGATATTTTCTATCGCCGCCTTACTGAAAGAGACGAATTTGTCATTCTTGCCACTGATGGG GTTTGGGACGTCCTTTCAAATAAGGAAGCCATTGACATTGTGGCGTCAGCCCCTAGTCACTCAACAGCTGCCAGAGCTCTTGTAGATTGTGCTACTCGAGCATGGAGGCTTAAGTACCCTACTTCTAAGAATGATGATTGTGCTGTCGTATGCCTCTTTCTGGAATATTTGCCTGCAAGTAATGGAACTGCAGAAGAGAATGACATAACAAGAATTCCTAAGGAATGCAGAGAAACAATGGTGGCTATTGATGAAAATAAGGGAGATTCTCACACTTCAAGTCTTGGTCAATCTGATGCATTTCATGGTTCTACGGAAATAGTTCCTGTAACTGAACTGACAGAAGAAATGTTGTCTTCGAAGTTCCCAGGCCAGTCTAAGAGGAGTCTTGCTGAGTGCATCTCGGTTGCCGATGATGAAGAGTGGTCAGCCTTAGAAGGTATTACTAGGGTTAATAGCTTATTAAGCCTTCCGAGGTTTCTATCTAGTCATAAAAGATCAACTAATTCGAGAAGAAAATGGTTATGA